One segment of Ficedula albicollis isolate OC2 chromosome 2, FicAlb1.5, whole genome shotgun sequence DNA contains the following:
- the OC90 gene encoding otoconin-90, with protein sequence MIVILLMSMSMVVYSGGQELEPPAFLPELLNTPERILNNATLFNGVFQNVESVALFFDCLGSHFTWIQSIFTNFPALLNFVNKMKCVTGFCPRDFEDYGCSCRFEMEGLPVDEADECCFQHRKCYEEALEMECTWDPSKISADVSCSTKNLTCESVDPCELFLCTCDKDAIECFMNAQINSSLNGLDASSCPSPVTELVHHGTDETQAVTASVEEVVSFKPRDIVLATSKARVTSRDHRGTAPAPPILSTEEEDGFMEALGPVEEITTSPVSFPGDSNSMQVKIVPTNKSPAGTPARTKGKETGPARGGLSSASSGMALDLGLSERGPAGKVCERLTFLQERGRGRVQRELPQLGEMLFCLTERCPEEFESYGCYCGQEGRGDPIDTLDRCCFSHHCCMEQVKKLGCNAERNLRSEVVCFDHTPKCIGWSTCEKLLCACDKAAAECMASAFFNESLKLPHGQECREEKLSCPGGPAERPPTGTETGAGGSSSAESSEEEGALRSGFRRAKRGTQHHTGNSRTVGHEGR encoded by the exons ATGATTGTAATTCTGCTGATGTCTATGTCCATGGTGGTGTACAGTG GTGGCCAAGAACTGGAGCCGCCAGCattcctgccagagctgcttaACACACCTGAAAGAATCTTGA aCAATGCCACACTCTTCAACGGAGTCTTTCAAAATGTGGAAAGTGTTGCATTATTTTTTG ACTGCCTGGGTTCTCACTTCACCTGGATACAGTCCATCTTCACTAACTTCCCCGCCCTTCTCAACTTTGTGAACAAAATGAAGTGTGTTACTGGGTTTTGTCCCAGGGATTTTGAAGACTACGGTTGCTCTTGCCGGTTTGAGATGGAAGGGCTCCCTGTGGATGAAGCTGATGA atGCTGTTTTCAGCACCGCAAATGCTACGAGGAAGCGCTGGAGATGGAGTGCACGTGGGACCCATCAAAGATTTCTGCAGATGTCAGCTGCTCTACTAAAAACCTGACCTGTG agtCTGTGGATCCCTGTGAACTGTTCCTCTGCACCTGTGACAAAGATGCCATTGAATGCTTCATGAATGCACAGATTAACTCCTCCTTGAATGGGCTGGATGCCTCCTCCTGTCCATCTCCAGTTACAG agttggTTCATCATGGGACTGATGAAACACAGGCTGTGACTGCATCTGTGGAAGAAG TGGTTTCTTTTAAGCCCCGTGACATAGTCTTGGCAACTTCCAAAGCCAGAG TTACCTCAAGGGACCAcagaggcacagctcctgctccccccatCCTCTCGACAGAAG AAGAAGATGGATTTATGGAAGCTTTGGGCCCAGTGGAAGAGATAACCACCTCCCCAGTCTCATTCCCAGGAGATAGCAACTCAATGCAAGTCAAAATTGTCCCCACCAACAAGAGTCCTGCAGGCACACCTGcaaggacaaaaggaaaag AGACAGGCCCTGCAAGGGGTGGCCTGAGCTCAGCTTCCTCTGGAATGGCTCTGGACCTGGGACTGTCTGAGAGGGGACCTGCAGGAAAAG TGTGCGAGCGATTGACCTTTCTGCAAGAGAGAGGACGTGGGAGAGTGCAgagggagctgccccagcttGGAGAAATGCTGTTCTGTTTGACTGAGCGATGCCCAGAGGAATTTGAGTCTTATGGCTGCTACTGTGGCCAAGAGGGGAGAGGTGATCCCATTGATACACTGGACAG ATGCTGCTTCTCCCATCACTGTTGTATGGAGCAAGTTAAGAAACTTGGATGtaatgcagaaagaaatttgAGATCTGAAGTTGTATGTTTTGATCACACGCCAAAAT GCATTGGCTGGAGCACGTGTGAGAAGCTCCTCTGTGCCTGCGACAAGGCTGCGGCCGAGTGCATGGCCTCTGCCTTCTTCAACGAGAGCCTGAAGCTTCCCCACGGCCAGGAGTGCCGAGAGGAGAAGCTCTCCTGCCCAGGGGGCCCTGCTGAAAGGCCTCCAACAGGCACAGAGACAGGCGCAGGGGGCTCCAGCTCTGCGGAGAGcagtgaggaggaaggagcccTGCGGAGCGGATTCCGAAGAGCCAAGAGAGGGACGCAGCATCACACGGGCAACTCCAGAACCGTGGGACACGAGGGCAGATAA